A stretch of the Arachis stenosperma cultivar V10309 chromosome 6, arast.V10309.gnm1.PFL2, whole genome shotgun sequence genome encodes the following:
- the LOC130936112 gene encoding cytochrome b-c1 complex subunit Rieske-4, mitochondrial-like, which yields MLRVAAKRFSSLSSSSWRANHAASAFVSRNPIAPHYDSHDRGSAPQPQFFLPFRGFATGLPVHTKENSIIPEIPATVAAVKNPSSKIVYDEHNHERYPPGDPSKRAFAYFVLTGGRFVYASLVRLLILKFVLSMSASKDVLALASLEVDLSSIEPGTTVTVKWRGKPVFIRRRTEDDIKLANSVDVGSLRDPQQDAERVKNPEWLIVIGVCTHLGCIPLPNAGDFGGWFCPCHGSHYDISGRIRKGPAPYNLEVPTYTFLEENKLLIG from the exons ATGTTGAGGGTTGCAGCAAAGAGGTTCTCTTCTCTGTCTTCGTCTTCATGGAGAGCTAACCATGCTGCCTCTGCTTTCGTCTCTCGGAACCCCATCGCCCCTCACTATGACTCCCACGATCGCGGATCCGCTCCCCAACCCCAATTCTTTCTCCCATTCCGAG GTTTTGCTACTGGATTGCCAGTCCATACAAAAGAAAACAGCATTATTCCTGAAATTCCAGCAACTGTCGCTGCTGTCAAAAACCCTTCCTCTAAGATTGTATATGATGAACACAATCATGAACGATATCCTCCTGGTGACCCAAGCAAGAGGGCATTTGCCTACTTTGTCCTAACAGGTGGTAGATTTGTCTATGCCTCACTTGTCCGTCTCCTTATCCTCAAGTTTGTGCTCAGTATGTCAGCCAGTAAGGATGTTCTTGCTCTGGCTTCACTTGAAGTTGATCTCTCCAGCATTGAGCCAGGCACCACTGTGACTGTTAAGTGGCGTGGAAAGCCTGTGTTCATTAGGCGCAGAACAGAAGATGATATTAAGCTGGCAAACAGTGTTGATGTTGGATCTCTTCGCGATCCCCAGCAGGATGCGGAGAGAGTCAAGAACCCCGAGTGGCTCATTGTGATTGGGGTTTGCACACATTTGGGTTGTATCCCCTTGCCAAATGCTGGTGACTTTGGTGGTTGGTTTTGCCCTTGCCATGGCTCACATTATGATATTTCTGGCAGAATTAGGAAGGGACCAGCGCCATACAATCTGGAGGTACCAACTTATACCTTCTTGGAAGAGAACAAGTTGCTAATTGGTTGA
- the LOC130934528 gene encoding protein FAR1-RELATED SEQUENCE 5-like: MAIRNAVRVVFSEVRHRLCAWHLIRNATSNVGSPSFTSKFQKIMLGDYEISVFKRKWVQLIEEFGLEDKPWVINMYEEKHMWATTYIRGKFFAGFRTTSRCEGLHSVVARYVGSRHDLTSFVEHFQRCVAHLRFKEFNADYESTRGVPVMQTCIELLERYAAELYTHEIFRFFRPFLSRAGSMRVLNIENNDDCIKYIMCKHGRPDFMWTVDFRQEEMIFMCTCLRMESFGIPYEHIVKVMVDKDICEIPRSLVLDRWTKKVKSALIDPSGFTRDAVIISRQSALIEFSKKLAAVAAKVPGRYEETRDLIMGLYSSYKAANEGTNQPHSGVAKSSNPYAHQIGVGSGQPSRKKRQRCSVCQMEGHKKTTCPWQKDIDNNVIEDEANGSDDGDVYSVPTAELDSDN, from the coding sequence ATGGCGATTAGGAATGCAGTCAGAGTTGTATTTTCCGAAGTCAGACATAGATTATGCGCTTGGCACCTTATTCGAAATGCAACTAGCAATGTTGGAAGTCCATCGTTTACATCTAAATTCCAAAAAATTATGTTGGGAGACTACGAGATTTCCGTGTTTAAGCGTAAGTGGGTTCAGCTTATTGAAGAATTTGGCCTTGAGGATAAGCCGTGGGTGATCAACATGTACGAAGAGAAGCATATGTGGGCTACTACATATATAAGAGGAAAATTCTTTGCTGGCTTTAGAACTACCTCAAGATGTGAAGGTTTACACTCAGTTGTTGCAAGGTATGTGGGGTCGCGGCATGATTTGACAAGTTTCGTAGAGCATTTTCAAAGGTGTGTTGCACACTTGCGCTTTAAAGAATTTAATGCTGATTATGAATCTACACGTGGGGTGCCCGTTATGCAGACTTGTATAGAGCTGCTAGAGAGATATGCTGCTGAGTTATACACTCATGAGATATTTCGTTTCTTTCGGCCATTTCTTTCTAGAGCTGGATCAATGCGGGTGCTAAACATAGAGAATAACGATGATTGCATAAAGTACATTATGTGTAAGCATGGGAGGCCCGATTTTATGTGGACTGTTGATTTTCGTCAAGAAGAAATGATCTTCATGTGTACCTGTTTAAGAATGGAGTCATTTGGAATTCCCTACGAACATATTGTGAAAGTTATGGTTGACAAAGACATTTGTGAGATTCCCCGGTCATTGGTATTGGATAGATGGACAAAAAAGGTTAAGTCAGCACTCATTGATCCAAGTGGGTTCACGAGGGATGCTGTTATTATTAGTCGCCAAAGTGCCTTGAtagaattttctaaaaaattggCTGCTGTTGCTGCTAAAGTACCAGGGAGATATGAAGAGACACGTGACCTAATTATGGGATTGTACTCATCTTACAAGGCTGCAAACGAAGGCACTAATCAACCTCATTCAGGTGTAGCTAAAAGTAGCAATCCGTATGCTCATCAAATTGGTGTAGGCTCAGGACAACCATCTAGGAAGAAGCGGCAACGTTGTAGTGTTTGTCAAATGGAAGGACATAAGAAGACAACATGTCCTTGGCAAAAGGACATTGACAACAATGTTATTGAAGATGAAGCTAATGGTTCAGATGATGGCGACGTATATTCAGTACCGACGGCTGAGTTAGATAGTGATAATTAG